The following proteins are encoded in a genomic region of Populus trichocarpa isolate Nisqually-1 chromosome 13, P.trichocarpa_v4.1, whole genome shotgun sequence:
- the LOC7494383 gene encoding uncharacterized protein LOC7494383 isoform X5, with the protein MTDAQERFRNIRLQEEYDTHDPKGHCTMVLPFLRKRSKIIEIVAARDMVFALAQSGVCAAFSRETNQRICFLNVTPDEVIRSLFYNKNNDSLITVSVYASDNFSSLKCRSTRIEYIQRGQPDAGFALFESESLKWPGFVEFDDVNSKVLTYSAQDSIYKVFDLKNYTMLYSIANKNVQEIKISQGIMLLILTKSGGYVPLEILSIEDGTVLKSFNHLLHRNKKVDFIEQFNEKLLVKQENENLQILDVRDFQLIEVSRTEFMTPSAFIFLYENQLFLTFRNRTVAVWNFRGELVTSFEDHLLWHPDCNTNNIYITSDQDLIISYCKADSDDPLSEGNGSINISNILTGKCLAKIKAGNSFPNENECSQSSKKHMCASTVRSTAAEALEDITALFYDEERNEIYTGNRLGLVHVWSN; encoded by the exons ATGACTGATGCCCAAGAACGTTTTAGAAACATCCGGTTACAG GAGGAATATGATACTCATGATCCAAAAGGTCACTGTACCATGGTACTGCCATTTTTAAGAAAGAGATCAAAGATTATTGAGATCGTAGCAGCTCGTGACATGGTGTTTGCTCTTGCACAGTCTGGTGTCTGTGCAGCATTTAGCCGAG AGACCAACCAAAGGATATGCTTTTTGAATGTCACTCCTGATGAAGTTATACGAAgcttgttttataataaaaacaatgattcACTCATCACAGTTTCAGTTTATGCCTCAGACAATTTCAGTTCCTTGAAATGTAGAAGCACAAGGATTGA ATACATACAAAGGGGTCAGCCAGATGCTGGCTTTGCTCTTTTTGAGTCTGAGTCACTGAAATGGCCTGGTTTTGTAGAGTTTGATGATGTAAACAGTAAAGTACTTACATATTCTGCACAGGATAG TATATACAAGGTGTTTGACCTAAAAAATTACACAATGTTATACTCAATAGCAAACAAAAATGTTCAAGAGATTAAGATCAG TCAAGGGATCATGTTGTTGATTTTAACTAAAAGTGGTGGCTATGTTCCTCTTGAGATTCTTTCGATAGAGGATGGCACTGTTCTCAAATCTTTCAATCATCTCCTTCATCGGAATAAGAAGGTGGATTTCATTGAACAGTTCAATGAGAAGCTTCTTGTcaagcaagaaaatgaaaatctcCAGATTCTTGAT GTCCGCGACTTTCAGCTAATAGAAGTTAGCAGAACTGAGTTTATGACACCATCAGCATTTATATTTCTCTATGAAAACCAGCTATTCCTGACATTTAGAAATCGAACTGTGGCTGTTTGGAACTTCCGAGGAGAGCTTGTAACTTCTTTTGAGGATCACCTTTTGTGGCATCCTGATTGCAATACTAATAATATTTACATCACAAGTGATCAGGATCTTATAATTTCTTACTGCAAGGCTGATTCTGACGATCCCTTGTCTGAAGGCAATG GATCCATCAATATCAGCAATATCTTGACTGGGAAATGTCTTGCTAAAATAAAGGCAGGCAACAGCTTCCCAAATGAGAATGAATGCAGTCAGAGTTCAAAGAAGCACATGTGTGCCTCCACAGTGAGAAGCACAGCCGCAGAAGCTTTGGAAGACATCACTGCTCTCTTCTATGATGAAGAGCGCAATGAGATCTATACAGGCAATAGGCTTGGTCTAGTTCATGTGTGGTCTAACTGA
- the LOC7494383 gene encoding uncharacterized protein LOC7494383 isoform X6 encodes MVLPFLRKRSKIIEIVAARDMVFALAQSGVCAAFSRETNQRICFLNVTPDEVIRSLFYNKNNDSLITVSVYASDNFSSLKCRSTRIEYIQRGQPDAGFALFESESLKWPGFVEFDDVNSKVLTYSAQDSIYKVFDLKNYTMLYSIANKNVQEIKISQGIMLLILTKSGGYVPLEILSIEDGTVLKSFNHLLHRNKKVDFIEQFNEKLLVKQENENLQILDVRDFQLIEVSRTEFMTPSAFIFLYENQLFLTFRNRTVAVWNFRGELVTSFEDHLLWHPDCNTNNIYITSDQDLIISYCKADSDDPLSEGNGSINISNILTGKCLAKIKAGNSFPNENECSQSSKKHMCASTVRSTAAEALEDITALFYDEERNEIYTGNRLGLVHVWSN; translated from the exons ATGGTACTGCCATTTTTAAGAAAGAGATCAAAGATTATTGAGATCGTAGCAGCTCGTGACATGGTGTTTGCTCTTGCACAGTCTGGTGTCTGTGCAGCATTTAGCCGAG AGACCAACCAAAGGATATGCTTTTTGAATGTCACTCCTGATGAAGTTATACGAAgcttgttttataataaaaacaatgattcACTCATCACAGTTTCAGTTTATGCCTCAGACAATTTCAGTTCCTTGAAATGTAGAAGCACAAGGATTGA ATACATACAAAGGGGTCAGCCAGATGCTGGCTTTGCTCTTTTTGAGTCTGAGTCACTGAAATGGCCTGGTTTTGTAGAGTTTGATGATGTAAACAGTAAAGTACTTACATATTCTGCACAGGATAG TATATACAAGGTGTTTGACCTAAAAAATTACACAATGTTATACTCAATAGCAAACAAAAATGTTCAAGAGATTAAGATCAG TCAAGGGATCATGTTGTTGATTTTAACTAAAAGTGGTGGCTATGTTCCTCTTGAGATTCTTTCGATAGAGGATGGCACTGTTCTCAAATCTTTCAATCATCTCCTTCATCGGAATAAGAAGGTGGATTTCATTGAACAGTTCAATGAGAAGCTTCTTGTcaagcaagaaaatgaaaatctcCAGATTCTTGAT GTCCGCGACTTTCAGCTAATAGAAGTTAGCAGAACTGAGTTTATGACACCATCAGCATTTATATTTCTCTATGAAAACCAGCTATTCCTGACATTTAGAAATCGAACTGTGGCTGTTTGGAACTTCCGAGGAGAGCTTGTAACTTCTTTTGAGGATCACCTTTTGTGGCATCCTGATTGCAATACTAATAATATTTACATCACAAGTGATCAGGATCTTATAATTTCTTACTGCAAGGCTGATTCTGACGATCCCTTGTCTGAAGGCAATG GATCCATCAATATCAGCAATATCTTGACTGGGAAATGTCTTGCTAAAATAAAGGCAGGCAACAGCTTCCCAAATGAGAATGAATGCAGTCAGAGTTCAAAGAAGCACATGTGTGCCTCCACAGTGAGAAGCACAGCCGCAGAAGCTTTGGAAGACATCACTGCTCTCTTCTATGATGAAGAGCGCAATGAGATCTATACAGGCAATAGGCTTGGTCTAGTTCATGTGTGGTCTAACTGA